Proteins encoded in a region of the Elaeis guineensis isolate ETL-2024a chromosome 7, EG11, whole genome shotgun sequence genome:
- the LOC140859369 gene encoding uncharacterized protein — MASGDEGRSAGGSADFPLPEGASGLANHDLARRLCQALLLPADIEAMKNQRVSDMLSSFYPMMIRLVFNISELEAGYRKFGDMRAAWRDKVAGLEAEKAILLDQFQQSVDRENRLEGEVSRFSEEISGLKEAKASLESELKSAKDDAAKKSRTIRRLRHERDSVGKELEGEREQLRASLENLAKAEEGHAAAQADADVAKAESESAKEALGRAVEVFRDSEEYREELLESGYLSYQVGYEDAREAVRSLYPELDLSNVVLPGSEAPAAEETAGPASDGLSTRAEAEDVAEPVAEDQSAPMAEVGADLPTNSHRRPVEDVDSDD; from the exons atggcgtcgggtgacgaaggtcggtcggcgggcgggtcggccgactttccgcttcccgagggtgcgtcgggcctggccaaccacgacttggccaggagactatgccaagcactcctccttcccgccgacatcgaagcgatgaagaaccagcgtgtctccgacatgctgtcgtccttctatccgatgatgatccgg ctggtcttcaacatatccgagctggaggccggatatcggaagtttggggacatgcgcgcggcctggagagataaggtcgcgggcctcgaagccgagaaggccatccttctcgaccaatttcaacagtcggtcgaccgggagaaccgactcgagggggaggtctcccgattttcggaggagatctccggactcaaggaggccaaggcgtcgctggagtcggagctcaagtcggcgaaggatgacgcggccaagaagtcccggaccatccgtcggctccgacacgagcgagacagtgtcggcaaagagttggagggcgagcgcgagcaacttcgggcgagTCTCGAGAACCTCGCTAAGGCTGAAGAGGGCCATGCCGccgctcaggccgacgcagacgttgccaaagccgaatcagagtcggcgaaggaggctttgggtcgggcggtcgaggtcttccgggactcagaggagtaccgcgaagagctcctcgagagcggctacctctcgtaccaagtcgggtacgaggatgcccgggaagccgttcggagcttgtaccccgaacttgacctcagcaacgtggttctgccagggtcggaggccccagctgcggaggagacggccggaccagcgtcggatggtctctccaccagggcggaagccgaagacgtcGCAGAGCCGGTTGCCGAAGACCAGTCGGCTCCGATGGCTGAAGTCGGAGCAGATCTTCCGACCAACTCACATCGTCGTCCAGTGGAGGACGTCGACTCCGATGATTAG